From Oryza sativa Japonica Group chromosome 4, ASM3414082v1, one genomic window encodes:
- the LOC112938593 gene encoding uncharacterized protein → MEKGGFIAIFVAFGLINLGLHLYERAPGWLVWMLGGVTTLDRALGDCSMCRYGMVAGDVVRTLSCGHVFHKDCDYSVDKWLREHGLSCPECRKKARSVRVLPWRARPQQPLPEEQNPPPQETSASSSSSSSTHVRIAPEEPGDLDLEAQDQLLPPPATGSPKGPEEQHPPRPAAATSSSSADTSSLEEPLLRPSASP, encoded by the coding sequence ATGGAGAAGGGGGGATTCATCGCAATATTCGTCGCCTTTGGGCTCATCAACCTCGGCTTGCACTTGTACGAGAGGGCGCCGGGGTGGTTGGTGTGGATGCTCGGCGGCGTCACCACGCTGGACCGCGCGCTGGGCGACTGCTCGATGTGCCGGTACGGCATGGTGGCCGGCGACGTCGTCCGCACGCTCTCCTGCGGCCACGTCTTCCACAAGGACTGCGACTACAGCGTCGACAAATGGCTCCGCGAGCACGGCCTGTCCTGCCCGGAATGCCGCAAGAAGGCTCGCAGCGTTCGCGTGCTGCCGTGGAGAGCGCGGCCGCAGCAGCCGTTGCCGGAGGAGCAGAACCCGCCGCCACAGGAGACgtctgcgtcgtcgtcgtcgtcgtcatcgacaCACGTCAGGATTGCTCCGGAGGAGCCGGGCGACCTCGACCTGGAGGCTCAGGACCAGCTGCTACCGCCCCCGGCGACAGGTTCGCCCAAGGGCCCGGAGGAGCAGCACCcaccgcggccggcggcggcgacgtcgtcgaGCTCCGCCGACACCTCGAGTTTGGAGGAGCCACTTCTGCGGCCATCTGCGTCGCCATGA
- the LOC4336224 gene encoding cyclin-dependent kinase G-2, whose protein sequence is MAAGRHGGYRDYEARERELDAEASRRSKEQQHHHHPSGRHQRGDSDPRCEADRRRDGGRSRGGRELSNGYGHRRSPPPRSRLSARLGDREPGEVLSGSASDDSGGRPHRARENGVSSSSRDGESVVAASASSPSKKRKFSPIIWDRDSPKPMHSDVAKGKKAVDSVPTELPLPPPPPLPPQDHIPERLAVEKSPMDVEPAVASESPEQLQEHAESRVMEEEEEYSTMRNISTSRWAGANDDEEEGAPHRKKKSASPADSAELGQRKKALSPELGEVVASDISGGRTMSRSSDSGRLGADENEDLEVDKDDYMDVDRDDDGNSDIANHQSGMDSEYEVRRSETPEPVKPPHRCINMLQGCRSVDEFERLNKINEGTYGVVYRARDKKTGEIVALKKVKMEKEREGFPLTSLREINILLSFHHPSIVDVKEVVVGSSLDSIFMVMEYMEHDLKGVMEAMKQPYSQSEVKCLMLQLLEGVKYLHDNWVLHRDLKTSNLLLNNRGELKICDFGLSRQYGSPLKPYTQLVVTLWYRAPELLLGTKEYSTAIDMWSVGCIMAELLAKEPLFNGKTEFEQLDKIFRTLGTPNEKIWPGYAKLPGVKVNFVKQPYNRLRDKFPAASFSGRPILSEAGFDLLNNLLTYDPEKRLSADAALQHEWFREVPLPKSKDFMPTFPALNELDRRTKRYLKSPDPLEEQRLKELQGNIGNRGLFG, encoded by the exons ATGGCCGCTGGGCGCCACGGAGGATACAGGGACTACGAGGCAAGGGAGCGGGAGCTCGACGCGGAGGCTTCCAGGAGGAGCAAggagcagcagcaccaccaccacccgagCGGCCGACACCAACGCGGCGACTCCGACCCCCGCTGCGAAGCTGACCGGCGCCGTGACGGCGGTCGCAGCAGGGGCGGCAGGGAGTTGTCGAACGGGTACGGCCACCGCCGCTCTCCGCCTCCCAGGAGTCGCCTCTCAGCGAGGCTCGGGGATCGCGAGCCTGGCGAAGTTCTGAGCGGTAGTGCGTCAGATGACTCTGGTGGGAGGCCGCATAGAGCGAGGGAGAATGGTGTATCAAGTTCTAGTAGGGATGGTGAATCGGTGGTGGCTGCATCGGCCTCATCACCTAGCAAGAAAAGGAAATTCTCACCGATAATATGGGATAGGGATAGCCCAAAGCCAATGCATTCTGATGTGGCGAAGGGCAAGAAGGCGGTGGACTCTGTGCCTACCGagcttcctctccctccccctccccctctgccTCCGCAGGATCACATCCCTGAGAGGTTGGCTGTGGAGAAGTCGCCGATGGATGTGGAGCCTGCTGTTGCTTCCGAGAGTCCTGAGCAGTTACAGGAGCATGCGGAGAGTAGAgtgatggaggaggaagaagagtacTCAACAATGAGGAACATATCAACTTCAAGGTGGGCTGGTGCTAATGATGACGAGGAAGAGGGGGCACCAcacaggaagaagaaaagtgCATCGCCTGCAGACTCTGCTGAGTTGGGGCAGAGGAAGAAGGCTCTTAGCCCAGAACTTGGTGAGGTTGTGGCCAGTGATATCTCTGGAGGGAGGACCATGTCAAGGTCGTCTGATTCAGGGAGGTTGGGTGCTGATGAGAATGAGGATTTGGAAGTTGATAAAGATGATTATATGGACGTTGACAGAGATGATGATGGTAACAGTGATATTGCAAATCATCAGTCAGGTATGGACTCAGAGTATGAAGTGCGCCGGTCTGAAACACCAGAACCAGTGAAGCCACCGCACAGATGTATAAATATGCTTCAAGGTTGCAGAAGTGTTGATGAATTTGAGAGGCTCAACAAGATTAATGAAGGCACCTATGGTGTTGTATACAGGGCAAGGGATAAGAAGACTGGTGAGATTGTTGCGTTGAAGAAGGTCAAgatggagaaggagagagaaggtTTCCCATTAACATCTCTTAGGGAGATAAACATCCTTTTGTCTTTTCACCATCCCTCAATTGTTGATGTTAAGGAAGTAGTGGTTGGTAGTAGCCTAGATAGTATTTTTATGGTGATGGAGTACATGGAACATGATCTTAAAGGTGTCATGGAGGCAATGAAGCAGCCATATAGCCAAAGTGAGGTCAAATGCCTGATGCTCCAGCTGTTGGAGGGTGTGAAGTATCTTCATGATAATTGGGTACTTCATAG GGATCTGAAGACCTCAAATCTTTTGCTGAATAACCGTGGTGAGTTGAAAATATGTGATTTTGGACTATCTCGTCAATATGGAAGCCCGCTAAAACCTTACACTCAATTGGTTGTGACTTTGTGGTACAG GGCGCCAGAACTATTATTAGGAACGAAGGAATATTCTACCGCCATTGATATGTGGTCTGTGGGCTGCATAATGGCAGAGCTTTTGGCCAAAGAACCATTATTTAATGGGAAAACTGAGTTTGAACAGCTAGATAAG ATATTTAGAACACTTGGCACACCTAACGAGAAGATATGGCCTGGCTATGCCAAATTGCCGGGTGTAAAAGTCAATTTTGTCAAACAACC GTACAACCGATTAAGAGATAAGTTCCCAGCTGCATCTTTTTCTGGTCGTCCAATTCTGTCTGAAGCAGGTTTTGATCTGTTAAATAATCTTCTAACATACGATCCTGAGAAG CGGTTATCAGCAGATGCTGCTTTGCAGCATGAGTGGTTCCGTGAAGTTCCTCTACCTAAATCAAAGGATTTCATGCCAACATTCCCTGCTCTAAATGAATTAGACAG GCGTACCAAACGGTATTTGAAGAGTCCTGATCCTCTAGAAGAGCAACGATTGAAAGAACTACAAGGGAACATTGGCAACCGTGGTCTTTTTGGCTGA
- the LOC136356071 gene encoding uncharacterized protein codes for MDLVGAMASLVFLHLLCAGWRMLRMWTAAGRRIWTLGGVRTLDQALRPQCKLCKQKMMAGAVVRALSCDHVFHKACVDERLRNRKHGMRCRICNRVARCMLPWKASPANLIDHNAQRFQHIRARGGVRTLDRALNDACPICQHRMVARDDVRTLSGGHDFHEDCDIAKWLRDNKKA; via the exons ATGGACCTCGTCGGCGCCATGGCCTCGCTCGTCTTCCTTCACCTTCTGTGTGCGGGGTGGCGGATGCTGAGGATgtggacggcggcggg GCGGCGGATTTGGACGCTCGGCGGTGTCAGGACCCTGGATCAGGCGCTGCGACCACAGTGCAAGCTGTGTAAACAGAAGATGATGGCCGGCGCCGTGGTCCGCGCGCTCTCCTGCGACCACGTCTTCCACAAGGCCTGCGTCGACGAGCGCCTCCGCAACCGCAAGCACGGCATGAGATGCAGAATATGCAACCGTGTCGCCCGCTGCATGCTGCCGTGGaaggcgtcgccggcgaaccTGATAGACCACAACGCTCAGAGGTTTCAGCACATCCGTGCTCGCGGCGGCGTCAGGACACTGGACCGGGCGCTGAACGACGCATGCCCGATCTGCCAGCACAGGATGGTGGCCCGCGACGATGTCCGCACGCTCTCCGGTGGGCATGACTTCCATGAGGATTGCGACATCGCGAAGTGGCTCCGCGACAACAAGAAGGCCTGA